The Fusarium musae strain F31 chromosome 10, whole genome shotgun sequence genome window below encodes:
- the BLI4 gene encoding putative oxidoreductase bli-4, mitochondrial (EggNog:ENOG41), translating into MSSIVDSVKNTIAENFGGPAEKLATHQFSLSETPDLTNKVAVVTGGSEGIGYGVTHTLLSHNISKLFILSVSEDVVNGAKKSVAEELGQEKADRTEWIQCDLSDWAAVKKAAEQIKKSADRLDILVNNAGRGIMTYQLSKYGVDQHMAVNHFGHVLLTSYLLELLKKTADEHGTVRIVNLASNAHQGAPSDVKFESLDELNQDLGPNPQYGRSKLAAILYSRYLDRHISKAGNPKILVNATHPGFVSTRQSVEHIHEAYPLAGYAMSTGMEPFKKDQFQGATSSVFAATITDKSGQYICPPAVPESGNELSQNEQLGEQLMELTRKVISDKFESFDDRKFY; encoded by the exons atgtcTTCCATCGTAGATAGTGTCAAG AACACCATCGCCGAGAACTTCGGTGGTCCAGCCGAAAAGCTGGCGACCCATCAATTCTCACTCAGCGAAACCCCCGACCTCACCAACAAAGTCGCCGTCGTCACAGGCGGCAGCGAAGGTATCGGCTACGGCGTAACACACACCCTCCTCTCTCACAACATAAGcaagctcttcatcctctccgtCTCCGAAGACGTCGTCAACGGTGCCAAGAAATCTGTCGCTGAAGAGCTCGGCCAAGAGAAAGCTGATCGTACAGAATGGATCCAGTGCGATTTGAGCGACTGGGCTGCAGTTAAGAAAGCAGCTGAGCAGATAAAGAAATCTGCTGATCGCTTGGACATTCTTGTTAATAATGCGGGAAGAGGGATCATGACGTATCAGCTTTCGAAGTATGGTGTTGATCAGCACATGGCTGTGAATCATTTCGGTCATGTTCTTTTGACGTCTTATTTGCTTGAGCTTTTGAAGAAGACGGCTGATGAGCATGGGACTGTGAGGATTGTTAACCTTGCTTCTAATGCTCATCAGGGTGCGCCCAGCGATGTCAAGTTTGAGAGTTTGGATGAGTTGAACCAAGATCTTGGACCAAATCCTCAGTATGGACGATCAAAGCTGGCTGCTATTCTGTACAGTCGGTACTTGGATCGTCATATCAGCAAGGCTGGAAACcccaagatcttggtgaATGCTACACACCCTGGCTTTGTCAGCACCCGGCAGAGCGTTGAGCATATTCATGAAGC CTATCCTCTTGCCGGCTACGCCATGTCAACTGGCATGGAGCCCTTTAAGAAGGATCAATTCCAGGGCGCCACTAGCTCGGTGTTCGCTGCCACCATTACTGACAAGTCGGGGCAGTATATCTGTCCTCCTGCTGTGCCGGAGTCGGGTAATGAACTTTCGCAGAATGAGCAACTTGGGGAGCAGTTGATGGAGTTGACGAGGAAGGTCATCAGCGACAAGTTTGAGAGCTTTGATGATCGGAAGTTTTATTAG
- a CDS encoding hypothetical protein (EggNog:ENOG41) yields MASFETSQSWLPKRQRADSGDSARTLQYDDYTVGWISALPLEMTAAQVMLDHRHEPLHQHPQDSNCYEFGSINGHNVVIACLPKAQYGNNNAAIVANNMNRTFPYLQYRVLVGIAGGAPGPVDVRLGDVVVSTYAIQYDLGKAMPNNHFQHIAEAIRPP; encoded by the coding sequence ATGGCTTCATTCGAGACTTCGCAGTCTTGGCTGCCTAAACGGCAACGCGCTGATAGCGGGGATAGCGCCCGAACGTTGCAGTACGATGACTATACGGTTGGGTGGATCTCTGCCCTCCCGCTCGAGATGACAGCTGCTCAAGTTATGCTGGATCATAGACATGAGCCGCTGCACCAGCATCCACAGGACAGCAACTGTTACGAATTCGGAAGCATCAACGGTCATAACGTGGTCATTGCCTGTCTACCGAAAGCGCAGTATGGCAACAACAATGCGGCTATCGTTGCAAATAATATGAATCGGACTTTCCCCTATCTCCAATATCGTGTTCTGGTCGGTATCGCAGGCGGTGCACCCGGGCCAGTTGACGTACgccttggagatgttgtggtTAGTACCTATGCCATACAATACGATCTTGGCAAGGCTATGCCCAACAATCACTTTCAGCACATTGCGGAAGCTATCAGGCCTCCTTAA
- a CDS encoding hypothetical protein (EggNog:ENOG41) has product MKLICLSRRYPKNIPEALLLFIKMELDTMIAKEEDISRFIPVQVQELSQKKQLSSKMRSMLQETFLRKSAGTFLWVSYMSQDLHKQGVLDFEASLDMLPSGLDAVYERILQSIDFEKGKLINAMLYWILVAARPLTVCELCEAVSMKPTRLLTREEVCIELIKSCGHLLQIDSSGRLSLFPETVTFLHQSAKDYLMKFDLPLGSQAADLAYTQLHEHATIVLIRYLEQINSRKGIANESIHDIANDFPLAYYAVEQWGFHFRELEDITQVMRHGMAFFEKVSEIRHKWQNLYELEESVYDSETVPLLHLSAFLGLDSLAEWCLRQDGERDIETEWEGVARTALVIACENGQENIISLLLDAGANPIADINRTSALGAAIVHCNRRVLRVMGRTEPCRTFLINSASDQDGSLIYIAADFGNEDACRFLVEDLGWDLNWQSGTVGYRALLFALSSCNFELISCFIREWNIPIRNHSEVLEEDIQDRYDKMLGPTAEVHRSSMDEAMTLLESYCTVPKH; this is encoded by the exons ATGAAGCTCATATGCCTTAGCAGGAGGTACCCAAAGAACATACCCGAAGCCCTTTTGCTGTTCATCAAGATGGAACTAGACACGATGATCGCTAAGGAAGAGGACATCAGTCGATTCATTCCAGTTCAAGTCCAGGAGCTCTCTCAGAAGAAACAGCTCAGTAGTAAGATGCGCTCTATGCTACAAGAGACTTTTCTGCGGAAGTCTGCGGGAACCTTCCTTTGGGTTAGCTACATGTCTCAAGACCTGCACAAACAGGGTGTGCTTGATTTCGAGGCCTCTCTAGACATGCTTCCGTCAGGATTGGACGCTGTTTATGAGAGAATTCTTCAGAGTATTGACTTTGAAAAGGGAAAATTGATCAATGCCATGCTCTATTGGATCCTGGTGGCCGCAAGACCCTTAACAGTATGTGAACTGTGTGAAGCAGTAAGCATGAAACCTACAAGGCTCTTGACCCGCGAAGAGGTCTGCATTGAGCTAATCAAGTCTTGCGGCCACCTGCTTCAAATCGACAGTAGTGGCAGGTTAAGCCTCTTCCCAGAGACCGTGACATTTCTACATCAAAGTGCAAAGGACTACCTAATGAAGTTCGATCTCCCATTAGGTTCCCAGGCAGCAGATCTAGCATACACCCAGCTCCACGAGCACGCTACAATTGTTTTGATTCGATACCTCGAACAGATAAATTCCCGTAAAGGAATTGCAAACGAAAGCATACATGATATAGCGAATGATTTTCCATTGGCCTATTATGCTGTCGAGCAATGGGGATTTCACTTCAGGGAATTAGAAGATATTACTCAGGTCATGCGACACGGCATGGCCTTCTTCGAAAAGGTTTCAGAGATTAGACACAAGTGGCAAAACCTGTACGAACTCGAAGAAAGTGTGTATGACTCTGAAACCGTACCTTTGCTTCATTTGTCTGCCTTTCTTGGCCTGGATAGCTTGGCGGAGTGGTGTCTGAGACAAGATGGAGAACGCGATATTGAGACCGAGTGGGAGGGCGTGGCACGCACAGCTCTTGTCATTGCCTGCGAGAATGGTCAGGAGAACATTATTTCCTTGCTTCTTGACGCAGGCGCCAATCCGATTGCCGATATAAATCGCACAAGTGCTCTTGGCGCTGCTATAGTGCACTGTAACAGACGTGTTTTGCGCGTTATGGGACGAACAGAACCTTGCCGGACGTTCTTAATCAATAGCGCATCTGACCAAGATGGCAGTTTGATCTATATAGCAGCCGATTTCGGCAATGAGGATGCATGCCGCTTCTTAGTCGAGGATCTTGGTTGGGATCTCAACTGGCAAAGTGGAACTGTTGGTTACAGGGCGCTACTATTTGCGCTATCAAGTTGCAATTTCGAACTCATCAGCTGCTTTATCAGAGAGTGGAATATCCCTATCAGGAATCACTCGGAGGTCCTCGAAGAG GATATCCAGGACCGATATGACAAGATGCTTGGACCGACGGCGGAAGTTCATAGAAGCTCTATGGACGAAGCTATGACATTACTTGAAAGCTACTGTACCGTTCCTAAACATTAG
- a CDS encoding hypothetical protein (EggNog:ENOG41): MKALVLNTSLKSAIVEDADRPTPGSNEILVNVRAIALNPVDQLYVSSPIAAQEKRVVGTDFAGVVVEAGSEITDLSDPRVKVGTRVAGFLQGVVPYDLVWKVPDSLSFEEASTISMCGLTAAQALFGRLGLPSLFSLAPQSTSGGDTKITNLFIYGSSTSVGLYAAQLARIAATVSGMSIRLIGAASSSKHDMLRNEPYSYDVLVDYRDDDWVEKVKGATNGDGVDLALDCISEGQTVYKTRETLAPSAKFAVIRGPVGGQYDPALLAIKPTYGAVWEGLGVEVGYNDSVIPANPDAHVFAKKFYDFLSMPLPSGRAQLEPNPVRMMPGGLEKVTKDGFRLLGTGLVSDRSKIQRPEEYMRPISAEKLVYSL, encoded by the exons ATGAAAGCTCTTGTTCTAAATACATCCCTGAAATCGGCAATCGTGGAAGATGCCGATCGCCCAACACCAGGTTCCAACGAGATTCTTGTCAATGTGCGCGCCATAGCGCTAAACCCAGTAGATCAACTCTACGTGTCGTCACCAATTGCAgctcaagagaagagagttgTCGGCACTGACTTTGCTGGCgttgttgttgaagctggATCCGAGATCACTGATTTATCTGATCCCAGAGTCAAAGTCGGGACTCGTGTTGCTGGTTTTCTCCAAGGGG TCGTCCCTTATGATCTCGTGTGGAAGGTCCCCGATAGTCTGAGTTTCGAAGAAGCTTCGACGATTAGCATGTGCGGCTTGACTGCAGCTCAGGCTCTATTCGGTCGTCTTGGCTTGCCATCTCTATTTTCCTTGGCGCCGCAATCGACGTCCGGAGGCGATACCAAAATCACCAACCTCTTCATTTATGGATCATCGACTTCAGTAGGGCTGTATGCCGCGCAGCTCGCTCGCATAGCTGCCACGGTATCTGGAATGTCTATTCGACTGATAGGCGCAGCTAGTTCATCTAAGCACGATATGCTTCGGAATGAGCCCTATAGTTATGATGTCCTCGTGGACTATAGAGATGATGACTGGGTTGAAAAGGTGAAGGGCGCTACGAATGGGGACGGCGTTGATCTTGCGCTGGACTGTATCTCAGAGGGTCAGACAGTGTACAAAACCCGCGAGACTCTGGCTCCTTCGGCAAAGTTCGCAGTAATTCGCGGGCCAGTTGGTGGACAATATGATCCAGCACTACTAGCTATCAAACCTACCTATGGCGCTGTCTGGGaaggtcttggtgttgaagttggGTATAATG ACTCTGTCATCCCGGCGAATCCAGATGCGCATGTATTCGCAAAGAAGTTTTACGACTTCTTGAGTATGCCACTTCCATCGGGCAGGGCGCAACTCGAGCCCAATCCTGTGAGAATGATGCCTGGAGGTCTTGAGAAAGTAACAAAAGATGGATTTCGTCTTCTTGGTACGGGCTTAGTTAGTGACAGGTCAAAAATTCAGCGACCAGAAGAGTACATGCGCCCAATTAGTGCTGAGAAGTTGGTTTACTCGCTTTAG
- a CDS encoding hypothetical protein (EggNog:ENOG41), with protein MAVLPLEIQVIKDAPTRDSLSMKINSLCFEMEAAGVMDCFPCLVIRGICDYSDSHKNKGWQEYAALVAAAYAKELLMSIPPQLLQHSKRRKAQHPTAPEHISAEAEECLRAMFVTDSSLDREGILDAKGDICEGTCEWILSTDEFKAWDQNSPHLLWISAPPDILRQ; from the exons ATGGCCGTGTTGCCTCTGGAGATTCAAGTTATCAAAGATGCGCCCACTCGAGACTCTCTGTCCATGAAGATCAATAGTCTCTGTTTTGAGATGGAGGCAGCAGGTGTCATGGATTGCTTCCCTTGTCTTGTAATTCGTGGCATATGCGACTACTCGGATTCTCACAAGAATAAGGGATGGCAGGAATACGCCGCTTTGGTTGCCGCGGCATATGCAAAAGAGCTTTTGATGTCTATACCGCCTCAACTGTTGCAACACAGCAAGCGAAGAAAGGCACAGCACCCAACAGCCCCTGAACATATTAGCGCCGAAGCGGAAGAGTGTTTACGAGCGATGTTTGTTACAGACTCTTCACTGGATCGTGAGGGCATTCTTGATGCCAAGGGCGATATCTGTGAAGGAACATGTGAATGGATCCTATCTACAGATGAATTCAAGGCCTGGGATCAAAATTCCCCTCATCTACTATGGATTTCTGCGCCACCTG ATATTTTGAGGCAGTAG
- a CDS encoding hypothetical protein (EggNog:ENOG41) yields the protein MSVFKDHFSTNQSCKDDQGHIDLCPSDSSLIVAILSGGAVIGALVAAPSGDSIGRRKTLLAAVTTFCVGAIFQICARATPMLLVGRLLAGVAVGAISVLVPLYQSETAPKWIRGTIICMYQFSITVGILTATTINVGTSNIDSDAAYRIPLGLQLVPGLILASGILYLPETPRFLVKKGRLVEAGMSLSRFRRLDMTHPALVDELQEIIANHQYELTLGHDTYKALFARNSSLGRRTMTGCGLQMLQQLTGINFVMYYGTTFFSNAGVNKPFLTNLAMIIINCVCTVPGLIVIESWGRRKLLMAGALGMGVSQMLIAAVYSATEDKMENTHGGAANIVLVVFCALNVFFYASSWGPVAWVVTSEIFPLKVRAKAMSVSTTANWLLNFGVAYAPPYILGRGANAFGLKIFFIWGSCCLLSIAFVWLMVYETSKMTLEQIDEMYERVRHAWESPGFNPTWSFQQMQNAGWDANAQPEQQAGDAHSASNANSTDDEGHETATIRPDNSHGSTAPMANLDFSY from the exons ATGTCCGTCTTCAAAGACCACTTCAGCACCAACCAATCCTGCAAAGACGACCAAGGCCACATTGATCTCTGTCCCTCAGACTCATCTCTCATCGTCGCCATTCTCAGCGGTGGAGCCGTCATCGGCGCTCTAGTCGCAGCTCCATCCGGTGACAGCATCGGGCGACGGAAGACGTTACTCGCGGCTGTCACCACATTTTGTGTCGGAGCCATCTTTCAAATATGCGCTCGAGCAACACCAATGTTATTAGTCGGGAG GTTACTTGCTGGCGTTGCAGTCGGAGCTATTTCCGTTCTCGTCCCTCTTTATCAGTCCGAGACTGCGCCGAAATGGATACGCGGGACCATCATATGCATGTATCAGTTCTCCATCACGGTGGGGATATTAACCGCGACTACTATCAACGTTGGCACATCCAATATCGACAGCGACGCCGCATATCGGATCCCTCTCGGCCTACAACTTGTCCCCGGCCTCATCCTCGCCTCTGGTATTCTTTATCTCCCGGAGACTCCCCGGTTTCTCGTCAAGAAAGGACGGTTGGTAGAGGCAGGAATGTCATTGAGCCGTTTTCGCAGATTGGATATGACGCATCCTGCTCTGGTAGACGAGCTTCAAGAGATTATCGCAAATCATCAATATGAACTAACCCTCGGCCACGATACATACAAAGCTCTCTTCGCGAGAAACTCCTCCCTTGGCCGTCGAACCATGACTGGCTGTGGGCTACAGATGCTGCAGCAATTGACCGGCATCAACTTCGTTATGTACTACGGAACCACTTTCTTCAGCAACGCCGGGGTCAACAAGCCCTTCCTCACCAACCTagccatgatcatcatcaactgcgTTTGCACAGTACCCggtctcatcgtcatcgaatCATGGGGAAGACGGAAGCTCCTAATGGCTGGCGCTCTCGGCATGGGTGTTTCTCAGATGCTGATAGCAGCAGTATACTCAGCTACGGAAGATAAAATGGAAAACACTCACGGAGGGGCCGCTAACATCGTTCTTGTCGTCTTTTGTGCCCTCAACGTGTTTTTCTATGCATCGTCCTGGGGACCTGTTGCTTGGGTCGTAACTTCAGAGATCTTCCCACTTAAAGTGCGCGCAAAGGCCATGTCGGTGTCAACAACAGCGAACTGGCTCTTGAACTTTGGAGTAGCATACGCACCACCGTATATTCTCGGCAGAGGCGCAAACGCATTCGGgctcaagatcttcttcatctggggATCATGCTGTCTCCTTTCCATTGCTTTTGTGTGGTTGATGGTATACGAAACTAGCAAGATGACACTAGAGCAGATTGATGAAATGTACGAAAGAGTAAGACATGCATGGGAGAGCCCAGGCTTTAACCCTACATGGAGTTTTCAACAAATGCAGAATGCGGGATGGGACGCGAATGCGCAGCCAGAGCAACAAGCTGGCGATGCACATTCAGCATCGAACGCCAACTCGACAGACGACGAGGGTCATGAAACGGCGACGATACGGCCGGATAATTCACATGGATCGACGGCTCCTATGGCGAATTTGgattttagttattaa
- a CDS encoding hypothetical protein (EggNog:ENOG41), with the protein MSFPLCLPWPQRAYWGEFDLNGLKIKPRDRALHDSSSTTDIPPYFWGKGLRGRGLGRFLTRRTAKPRHSGYTEARSLIGRGTVDDLQRLSYQASTFVIEVFEDIEDASGTSSTESLSSGPRVTQLRLSPELEAWKSSQHAIGNVLPPKGAGLSPVSQEILHILGAEDWPEALKTTNALFGCGIASLLMGAADSSTMFSNYVTDMAFYYEHGYNYVFPNLEPLLEKGLNDPHALRTPGGRERRDAVAIGKRYIQGKIALEKKHKGHLLNRSARLDRRTAQIVSLSESSLLGMAAEATARGFDPGAVMADLVFSSPGTDVVDVGCDLVNSEVMNSFLNVTDITDTGVVSEDVLRRIYDAYAVMGARMLTQRWHEPVARMCAALYTWHIQNDRHMFFRRALLGWSKARKTPAQPQSEGDFDEVFDKQFRLTGFSRPLEAKYACNGEDTCDHVHDHLARYQEEPLLEELWWYLVTGPLEYVRGGKVDEARELELAEGSRLRMAKLFAKGRVLEMVWLIAHANHHAWQVNYLFEAAMFGSILDGGKLIGKLDRKDQ; encoded by the coding sequence ATGTCTTTCCCCTTGTGTCTACCCTGGCCTCAGCGAGCCTACTGGGGCGAGTTTGACCTCAACGGACTCAAGATAAAACCTAGAGACCGTGCCCTACACGATTCAAGTTCCACCACCGATATCCCCCCGTACTTCTGGGGCAAGGGTCTCCGGGGCCGTGGGCTCGGGAGATTCCTCACCCGAAGGACTGCCAAGCCCAGACATTCTGGGTACACTGAAGCTAGAAGTCTGATCGGACGCGGTACTGTTGATGATCTCCAGCGACTCTCGTATCAAGCAAGCACTTTCGTTATTGAAGTATTCGAGGATATTGAAGATGCTTCTGGTACTTCGTCAACTGAATCCTTGTCGTCAGGTCCCAGAGTAACTCAGCTAAGACTCTCCCCTGAGCTAGAGGCATGGAAATCCTCCCAGCATGCGATCGGCAATGTCTTGCCGCCCAAAGGCGCTGGGTTGAGCCCTGTATCCCAAGAGATCCTCCACATCCTTGGCGCAGAGGATTGGCCTGAAGCTCTCAAGACGACGAACGCCCTGTTTGGATGCGGTATCGCTAGTCTTCTCATGGGTGCTGCTGATTCAAGCACCATGTTCTCCAACTACGTAACCGACATGGCCTTCTATTACGAACACGGATACAACTATGTATTTCCCAACCTTGAGCCGCTGTTGGAGAAGGGTCTTAATGATCCTCATGCACTACGAACCCCTGGCGGTCGAGAGCGTCGCGATGCAGTGGCCATTGGCAAGCGATACATCCAGGGCAAGATcgcccttgagaagaagcacaaGGGCCATCTACTGAACCGTTCTGCGCGTCTTGATCGACGGACTGCTCAGATCGTGTCGCTGTCTGAGAGTAGTCTTCTTGGCATGGCGGCTGAGGCCACGGCACGAGGCTTTGACCCTGGCGCTGTCATGGCCGATCTTGTGTTTAGTTCACCAGGTACCGATGTCGTTGACGTTGGATGTGACCTTGTCAACTCAGAGGTCATGAACTCGTTCTTGAATGTCACTGATATCACGGATACTGGTGTTGTGAGTGAGGATGTTTTGAGGAGAATTTATGATGCGTATGCTGTTATGGGCGCGAGGATGCTCACTCAGCGTTGGCACGAACCTGTTGCGAGGATGTGTGCTGCGCTGTATACATGGCATATCCAGAACGATCGACATATGTTCTTTCGTCGTGCTTTGTTGGGTTGGTCCAAGGCAAGGAAGACGCCTGCTCAGCCTCAGAGTGAGGGCGATTTCGATGAGGTGTTTGACAAGCAATTCCGTCTGACTGGATTCTCTCGTCCTCTCGAGGCCAAGTACGCTTGCAACGGTGAAGACACCTGCGATCACGTCCACGACCATCTTGCGCGCTACCAAGAAGAGCCACTTCTCGAAGAGCTCTGGTGGTACCTCGTCACTGGCCCACTCGAGTATGTCCGGGgtggcaaggttgacgaggctCGTGAATTGGAATTAGCCGAAGGGTCGAGGCTACGAATGGCCAAGCTTTTCGCTAAGGGTCGGGTATTGGAGATGGTCTGGTTGATTGCCCATGCGAACCATCACGCTTGGCAGGTCAACTACTTGTTTGAGGCTGCCATGTTTGGTAGCATTCTTGATGGAGGCAAATTGATTGGAAAGCTGGACAGAAAGGATCAATGA
- a CDS encoding hypothetical protein (EggNog:ENOG41) — MAAPTRPPANTFVAKARKVYNPIGFSKGYNFILWFIFAGAMFGFALARMMFLNYNGIYCNPNSTGNGAGPGECWSYNRKDLYKIGIKMHLYTIIPASFLAVFQFVPFIRYKALLVHRMNGYIVVVLAVIGTVGAIIIAPVAFGGSLSIRAAVGLLAIMFLGALFLAIWNIKTLQLEQHRAWMLRAWFYAGSIITVRIIMIISAVTMSKNPSFRLPMQCAKVASFYDDTESLIAKYPTCQDLNAWVAIQGDMSGEGTENIASALSLGFSMCLWLALAIHAIGIEVYLHLTPAETERLRKISFQRQQERGFKNPGSSGLTSDRLGDAETWRPSTDATAYPLSKGSDSDILKVAAA; from the exons ATGGCAGCTCCAACACGCCCCCCAGCCAACACCTTCGTCGCCAAGGCCCGCAAGGTCTACAACCCAATCGGCTTCTCCAAAGGCTACAACTTCATTCTCTGGTTCATCTTCGCCGGTGCCATGTTCGGCTTTGCCCTCGCGCGAATGATGTTCCTCAACTATAACGGCATTTACTGCAATCCCAACAGCACCGGTAACGGCGCAGGCCCAGGCGAATGCTGGTCTTACAACAGAAAGGACCTTTACAAGATTGGCATTAAAATGCACTTATACACCATCATTCCTGCTTCGTTTCTGGCTGTCTTTCAATTCGTTCCTTTTATTCGTTACAAAGCGCTGTTGGTTCATCGAATGAATGGATATATCGTTGTTGTTTTGGCTGTTATCGGGACTGTCGGTGCTATTATTATTGCGCCGGTTGCTTTTGGTGGCTCGCTTTCGATTAGAGCTGCTGTAGGTCTCTTGGCGATCATGTTCCTTGGGGCACTCTTTCTGGCGATTTGGAACATTAAGACACTGCAGCTGGAGCAGCACCGTGCATGGATGCTGCGCGCGTGGTTCTAC GCTGGTTCAATCATCACGGTGCGGATTATCATGATCATCTCTGCGGTGACCATGTCCAAGAACCCGAGCTTCCGACTCCCGATGCAATGTGCCAAGGTTGCTTCCTTCTACGACGACACCGAGTCCTTGATCGCCAAATACCCTACCTGCCAGGATCTAAATGCCTGGGTTGCCATTCAAGGTGACATGTCAGGCGAGGGTACCGAGAACATTGCATCCGCTCTGTCGCTAGGTTTCTCCATGTGCCTCTGGCTAGCGCTGGCCATCCACGCCATCGGCATTGAAGTCTAT CTTCACCTAACGCCCGCAGAGACCGAGCGTCTTCGGAAGATTTCTTTTCAGCGACAACAGGAACGTGGGTTCAAGAACCCCGGGAGTAGCGGACTCACGTCTGACCGGTTGGGTGACGCTGAGACGTGGCGTCCGAGCACCGATGCGACTGCATATCCGCTTAGCAAGGGGAGTGATAGTGACATTTTAAAGGTTGCAGCGGCTTAG
- a CDS encoding hypothetical protein (EggNog:ENOG41): MAPPSDGLSSIHYRPLDLAAREVRILELQPSPNNDINDRIVCRLVHEKLCDAPDFIGLSALYGDITKTEPILLNGQRVAIPSDLAEAIRYTREVFLGPRAQSVINNASSSRVDLETERTISNHQQQQPEPSPPPSPTKKPPGWLRSFLRKLVDPGSARCDKPPLRIWIDLLCINRRDRKEEAERRAHMARAYREAKLVVGWLGPKDATSDLAIEIIRAWDKCMPANFGEPGDREANPANYAPILQWMGPVAHLSDIPEGITDPTEVPSYKAISGFLNRPYFRNTWILDDIAQAQFPTFMVGDGIVSWMQILRLNRVNEDIKDHGAEMFPSELRPLLEYMPLGSVYTFLKEFDRRQKLEGFRPVFSNTPASSIRSSASMTGLKAKGR; the protein is encoded by the coding sequence ATGGCACCGCCGTCAGACGGTTTGTCCTCGATTCACTACCGGCCGCTAGATCTGGCGGCGCGTGAAGTGAGGATACTGGAGCTGCAGCCCTCGCCGAATAACGACATCAACGACCGTATCGTATGTCGCCTTGTGCACGAGAAACTATGCGATGCGCCTGACTTCATTGGTCTTTCCGCTCTCTACGGTGACATTACAAAAACAGAGCCCATTTTGCTTAATGGCCAAAGAGTAGCTATACCGTCCGACCTGGCCGAAGCGATCCGGTACACCCGCGAAGTCTTCCTTGGACCCCGTGCCCAATCCGTTATCAACaacgcctcctcctcaaggGTTGATCTTGAGACAGAAAGGACAATCAGCaatcaccaacagcaacagccagAACCCTCCCCACCACCGTCGCCGACAAAGAAACCCCCCGGATGGCTACGTTCATTCCTCCGAAAGCTAGTTGACCCGGGCTCCGCGAGATGCGACAAGCCTCCACTACGAATCTGGATCGATCTATTATGCATCAACCGTCGCGATagaaaagaagaggctgagcgACGTGCACATATGGCTCGTGCGTACCGCGAGGCCAAGTTAGTCGTTGGATGGCTGGGACCCAAGGATGCGACGTCTGATCTTGCGATTGAGATTATACGGGCGTGGGATAAGTGCATGCCAGCCAATTTCGGAGAACCAGGTGATCGTGAGGCGAACCCAGCGAACTACGCGCCTATTCTGCAGTGGATGGGACCCGTGGCTCATCTCAGTGACATTCCTGAGGGGATCACGGACCCAACGGAAGTACCCAGCTACAAAGCCATCTCAGGCTTCTTGAACAGGCCGTATTTTCGGAATACATGGATCCTGGATGATATTGCCCAGGCGCAATTTCCGACATTTATGGTGGGTGATGGGATTGTGTCTTGGATGCAGATTCTTCGGCTCAATCGCGTCAACGAGGATATTAAAGATCACGGCGCAGAAATGTTTCCCAGCGAATTACGGCCTTTGCTGGAGTACATGCCGCTTGGTAGTGTGTATACGTTTCTTAAAGAGTTCGATCGTCGGCAGAAGTTAGAAGGATTTCGGCCTGTGTTTTCGAATACACCCGCAAGTTCTATTAGGAGTTCGGCGTCAATGACGGGATTGAAGGCAAAGGGAAGATGA